From the genome of Sulfitobacter sp. DSM 110093, one region includes:
- the lepB gene encoding signal peptidase I, which produces MAAKEKTGNAFVETIKTIFWALLIAGVFRTLFFQPFWIPSGSMKETLLIGDFLFVNKMAYGYSYASCPSLMLPGVGVEIDAKDVCGVFDGDNERLFGSEPERGDVVVFRHPVSGRDYIKRLIGLPGDKVQIQNGIISLNGTPVEVEDAGTFEEVMAPQGPQQLRPRCENGPVGQGGTCVKGRQIETLPNGVSHPILNITNQQSDNTGVYTVPEGHYFFMGDNRDNSADSRLAQRAGGVGFVPFENLIGRADRIVFSSAGRSMLFFWTWRSDRFFEAVR; this is translated from the coding sequence ATGGCCGCCAAGGAAAAAACCGGCAACGCCTTTGTCGAAACCATCAAGACAATCTTTTGGGCGCTGCTGATCGCCGGTGTCTTTCGGACCCTGTTCTTTCAGCCCTTCTGGATCCCTTCCGGTTCGATGAAAGAGACGCTGTTAATCGGTGATTTCCTTTTTGTGAACAAGATGGCCTACGGTTACTCCTATGCGTCTTGCCCCAGCTTGATGCTGCCCGGTGTCGGGGTCGAGATTGATGCCAAAGATGTCTGCGGTGTTTTTGATGGCGACAACGAGCGTCTGTTTGGGTCCGAGCCTGAGCGCGGCGATGTGGTGGTCTTTCGTCACCCCGTCTCGGGCCGCGACTACATCAAACGCCTGATCGGTTTGCCGGGTGATAAAGTACAGATCCAAAACGGGATCATCAGCCTGAACGGCACCCCGGTCGAAGTCGAAGACGCAGGCACCTTTGAAGAGGTCATGGCCCCTCAAGGTCCGCAGCAGTTGCGTCCGCGCTGTGAAAACGGACCCGTTGGTCAAGGTGGCACCTGTGTTAAAGGCCGCCAGATCGAAACGCTGCCCAATGGCGTGTCGCATCCGATCTTGAACATCACCAACCAGCAGTCGGACAACACGGGCGTCTATACCGTGCCTGAGGGGCATTACTTCTTTATGGGCGACAACCGCGACAACTCTGCCGATAGCCGTCTGGCGCAGCGTGCGGGGGGCGTGGGCTTCGTCCCGTTTGAGAACCTGATCGGCCGTGCGGATCGCATTGTGTTCAGCTCTGCCGGACGCTCCATGTTGTTTTTCTGGACATGGCGCAGTGATCGTTTCTTTGAAGCTGTCAGATGA
- a CDS encoding DUF1491 family protein, giving the protein MPRLTARFWVDAYLTRLRLQDIPAFVVAHGDDTGGAVLVKLATLDGRAMLFHRSFDLMTGDRKWIELASGDEAEVDATVTRQRGFDPDLWVIEVEDRQGRHLLDEPGLS; this is encoded by the coding sequence ATGCCCCGTCTGACCGCGCGTTTCTGGGTCGATGCCTATCTCACCCGGCTGCGGTTGCAGGACATCCCCGCCTTCGTGGTCGCGCATGGCGACGACACCGGCGGCGCGGTGCTGGTCAAGTTGGCTACGCTGGATGGCCGCGCGATGCTGTTCCATCGCTCCTTTGATCTGATGACTGGGGACCGAAAGTGGATCGAGCTGGCGTCTGGCGACGAGGCGGAGGTCGATGCCACCGTTACCCGCCAGCGCGGGTTCGATCCCGACCTTTGGGTGATTGAGGTGGAGGATCGGCAGGGCCGGCACCTCTTGGATGAGCCGGGGCTCAGCTGA
- the era gene encoding GTPase Era, translated as MTTRAGFVALIGEPNAGKSTLLNRMVGAKVSIVTHKVQTTRARIRGVAMEGETQLVFVDTPGLFQPRRRLDRAMVAAAWGGAADADVIVLLIEAHRGMTEGVERILEELGNIAKGRRVALAINKIDRVEAPVLLGLTEKMNAAFDFTETFMISAERGHGIDTLRQWLAGEVPEGPWLYPEDQIADLPMRNIAAEITREKLTLRLHQELPYQLTVETENWEERPDGSARIDQLVYVVRDGHKGIVLGNKGETIKAVGKAAREELEEFLGRKVHLFLQVKVRANWLEEAERYSEMGLDFKDGND; from the coding sequence ATGACCACCCGTGCCGGATTCGTCGCCCTGATCGGAGAGCCTAACGCGGGCAAATCCACGCTGCTGAACCGCATGGTGGGGGCCAAGGTCTCGATCGTGACGCACAAGGTCCAAACCACCCGCGCCCGCATTCGTGGCGTTGCGATGGAGGGGGAAACGCAGCTTGTTTTCGTCGACACGCCCGGCCTGTTCCAACCGCGCCGCCGTCTTGACCGTGCCATGGTCGCCGCCGCTTGGGGCGGCGCTGCGGATGCGGATGTGATCGTGCTGCTGATCGAAGCACACCGTGGCATGACCGAGGGCGTGGAGCGTATACTTGAGGAGCTTGGCAACATCGCCAAGGGCCGCCGCGTGGCGCTGGCGATCAACAAGATCGACCGCGTTGAGGCACCTGTATTGCTGGGTCTGACCGAAAAGATGAACGCAGCTTTCGATTTCACCGAGACTTTCATGATCTCCGCCGAGCGTGGCCACGGTATCGACACACTGCGCCAGTGGTTGGCGGGAGAGGTGCCGGAAGGCCCATGGCTCTACCCCGAAGATCAGATCGCCGACCTGCCGATGCGCAATATCGCGGCCGAGATCACCCGCGAAAAGCTGACCCTGCGTCTGCATCAGGAACTGCCCTATCAGCTAACGGTTGAGACAGAAAATTGGGAAGAGCGCCCCGACGGCTCCGCCCGGATCGACCAGTTGGTTTACGTCGTGCGCGACGGTCACAAGGGCATCGTCTTGGGCAACAAGGGCGAGACGATCAAAGCCGTGGGCAAAGCCGCCCGCGAAGAGCTGGAAGAGTTTCTTGGTCGCAAAGTACATCTGTTTTTGCAGGTCAAGGTTCGCGCCAACTGGCTGGAAGAGGCAGAGCGCTATTCCGAGATGGGCTTGGATTTCAAAGATGGCAACGACTGA
- the rnc gene encoding ribonuclease III, with protein sequence MKLSGDLKAFEARIGHSFAKPELLVRAVTHASMSSANRDDNQRLEFLGDRVLGLVMAEALLALDPGATEGQLAPRFNALVRKETCADVAREIDLGKVLKLGRSEMISGGRRKQALLGDAIEAVIAAVYLDSGFEAAKGLVLRLWGNRLKTVKEDARDAKTALQEWAQARGLNPPRYDQTDRSGPDHAPVFTITARLDNGAEAAATAPSKRAAEQAAATTLLRQLEKNS encoded by the coding sequence ATGAAATTAAGCGGTGACCTAAAAGCCTTTGAGGCGCGGATCGGCCATAGTTTCGCCAAGCCGGAGTTGTTGGTCCGTGCCGTGACCCATGCCTCCATGTCCTCGGCCAACCGTGATGACAACCAGCGGTTGGAATTTCTGGGTGACCGGGTGCTGGGGCTGGTGATGGCTGAGGCATTGCTGGCGCTTGATCCCGGCGCGACCGAAGGGCAATTGGCGCCGCGTTTCAATGCGCTGGTGCGCAAGGAAACTTGCGCCGATGTCGCGCGTGAGATTGATTTGGGCAAGGTGTTAAAGCTAGGCCGGTCTGAGATGATATCAGGCGGGCGGCGCAAGCAGGCCCTCTTAGGCGATGCCATCGAAGCGGTGATCGCGGCGGTCTATCTTGATAGCGGCTTTGAGGCTGCTAAAGGGTTGGTTCTCCGGCTGTGGGGCAACCGTCTGAAGACCGTTAAAGAAGATGCGCGTGACGCCAAGACCGCGTTGCAGGAATGGGCGCAGGCGCGCGGGCTGAACCCGCCGCGTTACGACCAGACAGACCGCAGCGGCCCAGACCATGCGCCGGTCTTTACCATTACAGCGCGGCTCGACAACGGCGCCGAAGCCGCTGCCACTGCGCCCTCAAAACGCGCCGCCGAACAGGCCGCCGCCACCACGCTGCTGCGGCAATTGGAGAAGAACTCATGA